CATATTCCGTGGTATCTTGTCATAAGCCTTCTCCAAgtcaatgaaaaccatgtgtaggtccttcttctgctctctATACCGCTCCATGACATGTCTTATTAGGAAAATTGCTtctatggttgaccttccaggcatgaaaccAAACTGGTTCATAGTGACCCGCGTCATCCCTCTCAAATGATGCTCAATAACTCTCTCCCATAGCTTCATAGTATGGCTCATCAACTTAATTTCTCGGTAGTTGGTGCAGCTTTGAATATCCCCTTTGTTCTTGTAGATCGGCACCAATATACTCCTTCTCCACTCTTCAGGCATCTTGTTCGACCGAAAAATACGATTGAAAAGTTTTGTTAGCCAAACTATAGCTATATCACCTAGGCACCTCCACACCTCGACtggaataccatcagggcctGTCGCCTTACCTCCTTTCATCCTTTTCAACGCCTCTTTGACCTCAGATTTTTTAATCCTCCTCACAAAGCATCTGTTGGTGTCATCAAAAGAGTCGTCCAGCTGAAAAGTTGTATTCTCATTATCTCCGTTATACAATCTGTCAAAATACTCTTGCCATCTAAATCTGATTTCATCCTTCTTCACCAAGAGCTGATCCATATCGTCTTTAATGCACTTAATCTGGCTGAAGTCCCTCGTCTTTCTCTCACGCACCCTCGCCATCCTATAGATGtccttctctccttcctttgTATTCAGTCGTTGGTACATATCCTCATAAGCCCGATCCTTCGCCTCACTCATAACTCGCTTTGCGATCTTCTTTGTCACCTTGTACTTCTCTATATTATCTGCACTCCTATCAAGAAACAAACGCTTATAACACTCTTTCTTCTCATTAATAGACCTCTAGACGTCCTCGTTCCACCACCACGTGTCTTTAGTTTTGCACCCACCCTCTCTGGTAATCCCAAAAATTTCCGAAGCTACCTTCTGAATGCAAGTCGCCATCTTCTCCCACATGTAGTTTACGTCGCCCTCTTCATTCCAAGAGCCCTCCACAATAACTCTTCCCTTGAATACCTCGGCCATCTCCCCTTTTAGCTTCCACCACTTCGTTCTTGCGATCTTGGCTTGTTTAGACCTACGGGCACGCATCTGAAAATGAAAGTCGGCCACCAGCAGCTTATGTTGGGAAACTACACACTCTCtgggtatcaccttacaatcgaAGCATGCTCGTTTATCCTCTCTTCTTGtgaggataaagtcgatctgacTAGTGTGTTGGCCACTACTGAAGGTCACTAAGTGGGACTCTCTCTTTTGAAAGAAAGTGTTGGCTAGCATTAGGTCAAAAGCTGCAGCAAAGTCTAAGACTTCCTCCCCTTTCGGATTTCTGCTaccaaaaccaaaacccccaTGTGCCGTCTCGAACCCTGTGTTTGTGGTTCCTACATGACCATTAATATCTCCTCCTATAAAAAGCTTCTCCCTAATAGGTACAGCTCTAACCATGTCATCTAAGTCATCCCAGAACTGTCTCTTAGCACTCTCATCGTGTCCTACTTGGGGGGCATAAGCACTAATAACGTTCAGGACTAAGTCACCAACAACGAGCTTGACTAAGATGATCCTATCTCCTCACCTTCTGACATCCACCACATCATCCTTGAGGCTCTTATCAATCAAAACTCCCACTCCATTCCTATTTGCAGTCGTTcctgtgtaccaaagcttgaagccagtatcctctacctccttcgccttctggcccttccatttagtctcctgaacgcatataatatttacacgcctcctaatcgCTGAATCAACTAACTCTCTTAACCTACCCAtaagggaccctacgttccaacTACCTAgacgaatcctagttggctcgaCTAGCTTTCTTGCCCTTCGCACCCACCGAGTCAGATGCGAAGGCCCTTGCTCACTTTTCACTACACCTGGGCGCCGATGTAGCGCGCCACTGAGGAAGCGACGACCTGATCCTTGCTCACTTGACACCGTATCCAGATCAAGACACGGCGCGCCATGAGGGTGACGACTCGGCCCTTGCTCACTTAACACCATATCCGGGTTCCGATAtggcgcgtcgctaagagggttacgccccaatggttttctcttgggtttcatctccATAAGAGTGGCAAGGTTTTTACGTTGGCTCGCCAAGCCTTAacacaaccctcctcctttacccgggcttgggatCAACCATGCCAATGCAATTAATAAAATCAGAGGCAGTGCAAAATTGACGAATCTGTGGCGGAGTAGTCCAACACTTGCTCCTGACGTGGCACCCTAGCTCCTCCAGAGTGAGGACACTTGGAAAGAGGCGCAGCCACCAGTTGTCCATGGTTCTGGTGCCCACTCACAGCCACAGCCTGCCTAGTCAGTGTTAAGTGTCGGAGCAGGACGAGAGCTTAGCTTAGCAGTTAGTTGCTCGTCATGTCTTGGAAAGATACGAGTAGAAGAAGAAAGGATGATGGGTCGTCGTCGCTTCCCCTGCATTATTGTCCGGCCTGGTGGCTTGGAGGACAACACTGCCCCATGCATACATGCTGACTCGGCAACAAGCATGCATCCATCTCTTGCTCGCCTTGCCTtgcctttatatatatatatatatatatatatatatatatatatatatatatatatatatatatatatgtgtgtgtgtgtgtgtgtgtgtgtgtgtgtgtgtgtgtgtgtgtgtgtgtgtgtgtgtgtgtgtgtgtagctCTGTGCATTATTCTACAGCGATTTTGTGATTGTTGCTAGCGTCGCCTTTGTACTACGTGCGTGTTATATATTAAATAAGACACAAAAGTTTAACCTACCAAATTAAGGGTCCATTTGGTAAGGCTTTAATTTTACTATAGCTTCGACGACTTCACCTGTTTTTCGCAAATTAAGGTAAAGTAATGTATCAAGTCATTCTGTAAGCCGATCGAGCCGAGGTAAAAATGAGCCACTTTTTAAAGCTTTTTGGAAAAGAAGGCTTCCCAAACGATCCTTAAACGACTACCGGTACATTATTTGCATGACCCCTTGTACCTGGAGTTGTGTGCTGCTTGGCATGCCACGTACGTACGTaattgaagcgaagattgcaggGGGGGCAGCGAGGTGTCATCGATCGGTGCTGTGGTGGGATCTCACACTCCACCGTGTCCACACGAGATCGATCCACATGCATGTGGCGTTCGGTGATGCCATCGGATCAATCATTCACGCATGCTTGTATGCTCTTCTCTGCTCGCCAAATTCCGCCACTTGGCATGCATGACGAGTTGACGACCCTGCAAGCAACTCCATTTGTTGCGTCGGATTTTATTTATCTAGCTACAGTAGTAGGGGGAAATTTTAGTCCATGTCAATACAATATGTGTGTGAGACAATGCAAGGAGAAAAAAGAAGCCGATGAACAAATAGTAGACCGCCGTAAATAAaagcaaataaaaatatatagagGAGGATTTGAACTGTTCACATATAGTAGAGCAACTCGAACAGACCCTCTAAACAACCCATTACCTCAAATTTCAAGGGTTTTAAATAGAAAAGATAGATGCAGTCCAACAGACTTTCTACCAGGCCCTCTTTTCAGGAGGCCTTCAAATTCTTTCCTCCACCCTCCACTCCTTCCTAGGTGATCTATAGGAGCCCTCTGTTATAACTTGTAAAACTTGAGGGTTATTGCTCGAGTTAGAATAAATTTGAAAACTTGTAAAAGTAGAGACATCAGCCATTTAACAGTTAGAGTGTTTGATTGAGGAGTTTTGGTGGAGTTGGTCTCATGAAAACTAAATTCGCACCAGCTACAGCTATAGCTAGGTTCAATGGCTTGGAGTCTAGGTGCTGCTCAAGTTTTGGCGGAAATTGAGCGAGAATAAAGGAAATAAATGAGGTCCTCTAGTTTCGGGGAAGGAAACGGAAGGCATGTGGGTCAGATCGATGATGAGGTCCCCGTGGCGGTGGCGCTGACGAGGCTGATGGATCGATGTGGTGTTGTTCGTTCCTTCTACTGCTGACGACGAGTGAGGTAATTATATTTTATTTAGGGCATAAATAAACGAAACCATCGGCGTCGACTCGCTCCATTATTTGTGGGCCCCAGCCCATGGAATCTAGAATCTCCCTCTGATTGATTACTACTACTTGTAGTATATTGGTCCATGTAAGCAGACCTGCTGCGCTGCATAGGAGTACTCCACTCCAGTATACAAATAATTTACTCGTAGTTCAGTGAACCAGCAGAATGAAGAATATTCAGAGTTTTTTTTGGAGGCAGGCATGCACGACGCAAATGGCAGATACAGACGACAGGGGTGTGCAGTGGCCGACCGATGCACATGGCCGCAGCCAGCCAGGGGTTCCTTGCATCTGTTGTTAACCTGTACTGTATGCAGCAGGCGATTATTGTTGATCTGACATCCATATCCCAAGCAAGGAGCTGCATCATCAGTAATTCTTGGTTCCCTGGTCTGGATCGGAATCAGACGGATGGATCCATCTATCGGCCTAATTCATTCACCGCCGGATCGACAGCAGCTGCAATAATACTAGCTAGTAATGCAACGCCAACGGAGATAGATCCATCACTTCACTTGGCCGCCGAGCCTGCATCGCATTATTAGAATTCGGATTGATTTGTTCAGGTTCCGTGTAGAATTCCGATTTGCTTTAAAAATAAGTAGCATGTACAACTACTAGTAGTACCGGCCCGGCCTGCTATATATCTAGCTGGTAGTTGTGGATCGGACggactatatatatatccaGCTTGCTAGAACATGCCGTCATGTTAACCTATTACTAGCTATTCTTCTTCGTGTAATAAATAATTCATGGATGCATGTGAACAAGGAGTAGTAGACTAGAAGTATGCGTGTACGAGTATAGCCTGCAGGGCGGGGCCCAGGGGACAGGACAGAAAAAAGGGAGCCCAATGGGGCCATCCAAGTGGTTGCCAGCCCAAGGgtcccgccccgccccggctcGCCGGTGGGCCCGCCCGCCATTACAGGGGGAGCGACGAGAGAGATCGGCCATCGATCCCCCCCTCCCCGCCCACCTATAAATACCATCCAAACTCGCCGAGCCCTCCACCACACGCCGAGacttgctcttcttcttcttgttgttgAGGAATAGATAGATAGAATTCTGGGGCAGCCGGGGCCCGAGATCGGCGAGGagccgtccggccggccgtgcTTGCTTGCGCCATTGATACATCCTTCCATCTCATCTACTAGAGAGGGAGTTGTAGCAGCAGATCCACCCAACACAATGGAGACCTGGGACAGCGTTCCCTCCACCACGCCGCTCCCCTACGCCTACTcgccgctcccggccgccgacgccgcctccgccgaggTCTCCGGCGCCGGCCGAGCCAACGGCCGCCGCaggccgctctgcgccgccgcgctcgtgcTGTCCGCCGCGCTGCTCCTGGCCGTCGCGGCGCTGGCCGGCGTCCGCGTCGCGCCCTCGCGCCCCATCACGGTGGGAGTGGGAGAGACGACGACTGCGGCGAGGAGCAggggccccgcggccggcgtgTCGGAGAAGACGTCCGGCGCGCAGGGGATGCTGCGCGGCGGCAACGCCTTCCCCTGGAGCAACGCGATGCTGCAATGGCAGCGCACGGGATTCCACTTCCAGCCGCAGAAGAACTGGATGAACGATCCCAACGGTAAGCAAGCCGATATTCATGGTTGATTGATTctgtttttttgtttgattcctTCCTTCCTTGTTGGATTAATGATGAGAAATTGATCCATGCATGTACTGCATTGCTGCCATTGCATTTGCATGCGTCGATCTGCATGCACTTGGATCTCCAAACCAATTCAATTCATGAGTTCAATAGCAGGCCAGATAGATAAGATAATCTGATTCTCTCCGACGCGCTTCCTCCGCTCCGATCCCCCATGCTAGGATGCAGGGCCCACCTGCATATGCATGCTGGGCTGGGGTGGGGTGGGCCCACCTTGTGTTGGTTGTGGCTTTTACAAATTCTGGTGGCTCCAATGGGCCCACTCACCCCTCGGGAATTGGGGATTCCAACCACCTACCGGCCGGTTCTCACGTACGCCCACGTGGCCACGTGTTGTTGTAATCATGCATCATCACTGCCACTGCAAATTcatatttcttttgaaaaatgcgggtgtATATATGCAAATTCATAGTATTATTATGTACTAGATAGTTAGTTGTTGAAAAACGCAATGaaattttgaaatgaaatccaatttgaaaatGCATGCAACTGCTTTTGCAGGCCCTGTGTACTACAAGGGGTGGTACCACCTCTTCTACCAGTACAACCCCGACGGCGCCATCTGGGGCAACAAGATCGCGTGGGGCCACGCCGTGTCCCGCGACCTCGTCCACTGGCGCCACCTCCCGCTCGCCATGGTGCCCGACCAGTGGTACGACATCAACGGCGTCTGGACGGGCTCCGCCACCAccctccccgacggccgcctCGCCATGCTCTACACCGGCTCCACCAACGAGTCGGTGCAGGTGCAGTGCCTCGCCGTCCCCGCCGACCCCGCCGACCCGCTCCTCACCAACTGGACCAAGTACGACGGCAACCCcgtgctgctcccgccgccggccatcggcCCCAAGGACTTCCGCGACCCCACCACCGCCTGGTTCGACCCCTCCGACCGCGCATGGCGCGTCGTCATCGGCTCCAAGGACCCGCACCACGCCGGCATCGCCGTCACCTACCGGACCAAGGACTTGGTCCACTTCGACCTCCTCCCGGGGCTCCTCCACCGCGTCGAGGGCACCGGCATGTGGGAGTGCATCGACTTCTACCCCGTCGGCACCAAGCCCTCCAACCAGCACAACGGCATCGACATGTCCGACGCCATCTCCGAGaacggcgtcgccggcgacgtcgtGCACGTCATGAAGGCCAGCATGGACGACGACCGCCACGACTACTACGCGCTGGGGCGctacgacgccgccgccaacgcCTGGACGCCGCTCGACCCGGCGAGCGACGTCGGCATCGGCCTCCGCTACGACTGGGGCAAGTTCTACGCCTCCAAGACCTTCTACGACCcggccaagcgccgccgcgtgctCTGGGGCTGGGTCGGCGAGACCGACTCGGAGCGCGCCGACGTCGCCAAGGGCTGGGCGTCGCTGCAGTCGCTCCCCCGCACCGTGCTGCTCGACACCAAGACCGGCGCCAACCTCCTGCAGTGGCCCGTCGAGGAGGTGGACGCGCTCCGCACCAACTCCACCGACCTCAGCGGCATCACCGTCGACCACGGCTCCGTCTTCCCGCTCagcctccgccgcgccacccAGCTCGACATCGTCGCCGAGTTCGAGCTCGACCGCCGCGCCGTCATGGCGCTCAACGAGGCCGACGTCGGCTACAACTGcagcaccagcggcggcgccgccagcaGGGGCGCGCTCGGCCCCTTCGGCCTGCTCGTCCTCGCCGACAAGCACCTCCACGAGCAGACGGCCGTCTACTTCTACGTGGCCAAGGGGCTCGACGGCGCCCTCACCACGCACTTCTGCCAGGACGAgtcgcgctcctcctccgccaacgACATCGTCAAGCGCGTCGTCGGTAGCGCCGTCCCGGTGCTCGACGGCGAGGACACGCTCTCGCTCCGGGTGCTCGTGGACCACTCCATCGTCGAGAGCTTCGCGCAGGGCGGCAGGTCCACCGCCACCTCGCGCGTCTACCCGACCGAGGCCATCTACGCCAACGCCGGCGTCTACCTCTTCAAcaacgccaccgccgcgcgcgtcACCGCAAAGAAGCTCGTCGTGCACGAGATGGACTCGTCATACAACCACGACTACCTttaatttcttcatcagatcATCGTCTCCATTATATTTTTGAGCCATCCACGGCTTGTACTTATTGTTAATTCCGATCCAAGCATGCCTCTCGATTTTTgtttatctttcttttcttctttttaatcTCCTCCTCTCCTAAGCAGGCTATATAATTTTTGTTTCTGGTTCCATTACCTTACTGTTATTATTATCATCAAGCTAGCGCTCGAGGCCTTGTTCCAATTGTACTATGTACATAGTGGTGTATCACCATGAGCAGGCTATCAATGCCCCCACACATATATAGCAGAGTTTAATTATTCTCCCTCTATATTTCTttgagtactaaataaaaacaAATATCAACATTATGCTTCAGATAATTAACATACTCCCAGATACAATGCCTTCATAATAAATAGGCCGGCTTTTTGCCCCTCTCTCAATCTATCAACAAACCAATCTTAAGCTAACCCAAGTCCTCCACATCTATAACAAACTGAATATCTAAACCAATTATGACTAATAATTTATCAGTGTAACTGGCCTTCTTCTTGCCCCGGGAATACTTGCGGCTGCACATGACACCATGTGGATTACAGGATTAAGATGCAACTGGCAAACCATGCAATTTATCAGTGCGAATAGCTCATTTGAGAAGAGCCGCCCAACAGTGGAATAAAAGACCATCCACCCATTTACtaatcaaaagaaaaaagacaaATGTAATGTGTCGTCAGGCTCACCAACCTACATTTTTCAAATCAATTGCACAAGCCTTGTGTTACCTGTAGCATGATGTAATCAGTCGGGATGTTCTGGATCCTAGAATTGTTTTGCTGATTCAGCTCGATATCCTTTCTGCACCTGGACAAGGAAAGAAACCAAGGCCATGTGTTTCCTAAACTGTCACAAAGCTAGATCAGTCATGGACGATTGCTGTTGATCCCCAAGATTCAGAGTAATTGGTGCATGCATTTACCAGCCTGCACACATCTCTGAAGCCCACCACAGTTATGGCCTCTGTTCTTTGGCGGATCAGCTAGATATACTCTTAGCCATATCAGAGATGGCATTCTATTCAGGAACTTGTGCTTGTGCCGTTCTTCCTGAGAATCAGCTTTCGTGCATACCATCAATTCATCAAACAAATCCCACAAAGTCAACTGACGTATTTTTCCGAAAGAGCATAACGCCAGCTGGTAGCCACCACagtatgcaatctatgtttggCTTCAGGCTTCACTCAGCTatttgttttccttttgctcATCGATGATTCCCGGTCAAACTTCACACTTGGATGAATGGTCAGAACCAGAAAGACTGCTATCACCGGAAATCTCCACAAGAGCATAGGCCATTGCTGAACTTGTGGAATCTGACAGCATCCCTCACAAGAATATCACGGCCAGTTATCTTAGACATGAACTTGGTAGCATTGTGACAATCTACACAAACCCGTAGATTCTTGACGATACGAATTGGCATTTCCTGCGGAACAAACATTGATCCAAAGGCAATTGCAAGCTTCTCGCTGTGATGGCTGAGCATGTGAACCTTGTCAGCATCTGCCACATCATGCAGCACTGAACTGACATCAGGTTTGTATCCTTCTTCAACCATCTTGGAGTTGAGCCACGCAAGCTTTTCATAAATCCCCTTGGAGAAGGGATGAGACTGGTCATCAGCTGAAAAGATGTGAACTTTATTCTTATACTTGATCCAGCTGCAGCCTGGCTCCTTCTTCACTTGCCTGTCCCTCATCCCACGCCTTAGCTGGGCAACCTCATTCCACTGGCCTTTAGCAGCTAGCATGCATGCTGCCTACATGTACAGCAATACGTAGCTAGCGGGGTTCTGGGGATCGATCTCTCAGCAGCCCATTTGCCGATTTCCATGTCACCACGCAACCTGCAAGCGCTGAGCAATGTGCCCCCATCCAATTGCATCAGGGCGCATCGGCATTTGCCTCAGCTTCTTTTAACCTCCCTGATCTGCGCTATACAAGTCGATCATACAGGTGTAGTGATCATCTATGGGCAGAATATATACCATGGTCCTTGTGCATGGAATAAAAGTAGCTGCGGCCTTTCTCTACAAATCCAGCACGGCTACAGGCAGAAAGGACACCAATAAATTGAGCATACCCAGAGACAAGGGCGGTTCAAACAATCTCCTCGATGCTGCCGCACTTGCCAAGAGCTAGGCAGTGGAACTGAGCACGTTCCTCCAGGCTTTGCATCTCCGAGAAGGCCTTCACAGCCTCCTCGCTGCATCCATTCTGTCCGTATCCAACAATCATCACAGTCCCTGAGATGATGTCATCCTCCTGAACACAGTTTCTGCCAGTCTGATGCTCCTGCATTTTGAGTACATTATCATCGTAGCTTGGGCCCAATTTGGGATTCGTATCGGCCCACACACAAATTGCATAGCATAATGGGCCTTCCTGCAATTGTTGGCCCGGCCCATAAGTGGCTGTGGTCTTGAGATTGAGTCATAGTCGGATTCGGGGAGGGAGGTCGAAACCGACGCCGGCACGGGAAGGATCGGAACAAGGAACTCATCatcataaataaataaataagcatagaGGATCGGAGGGTCCGTTCCAGATCGAGAGACGAGGTAGTAGCCTAGCAGGCATTGGCGATcgcgatggaggcggcggcggcg
This window of the Panicum virgatum strain AP13 chromosome 1K, P.virgatum_v5, whole genome shotgun sequence genome carries:
- the LOC120669981 gene encoding sucrose:sucrose 1-fructosyltransferase-like, which codes for METWDSVPSTTPLPYAYSPLPAADAASAEVSGAGRANGRRRPLCAAALVLSAALLLAVAALAGVRVAPSRPITVGVGETTTAARSRGPAAGVSEKTSGAQGMLRGGNAFPWSNAMLQWQRTGFHFQPQKNWMNDPNGPVYYKGWYHLFYQYNPDGAIWGNKIAWGHAVSRDLVHWRHLPLAMVPDQWYDINGVWTGSATTLPDGRLAMLYTGSTNESVQVQCLAVPADPADPLLTNWTKYDGNPVLLPPPAIGPKDFRDPTTAWFDPSDRAWRVVIGSKDPHHAGIAVTYRTKDLVHFDLLPGLLHRVEGTGMWECIDFYPVGTKPSNQHNGIDMSDAISENGVAGDVVHVMKASMDDDRHDYYALGRYDAAANAWTPLDPASDVGIGLRYDWGKFYASKTFYDPAKRRRVLWGWVGETDSERADVAKGWASLQSLPRTVLLDTKTGANLLQWPVEEVDALRTNSTDLSGITVDHGSVFPLSLRRATQLDIVAEFELDRRAVMALNEADVGYNCSTSGGAASRGALGPFGLLVLADKHLHEQTAVYFYVAKGLDGALTTHFCQDESRSSSANDIVKRVVGSAVPVLDGEDTLSLRVLVDHSIVESFAQGGRSTATSRVYPTEAIYANAGVYLFNNATAARVTAKKLVVHEMDSSYNHDYL